In a genomic window of Corynebacterium choanae:
- a CDS encoding MMPL family transporter: MFGRWGSFAYRHAKVVPVVVLSIILGVYLLAGTQLDKRLSQEGWVDPNSGSTYAQNLELDTFGRDNSGDVIVMFFAPAGQSMADPDNRTAMASYLEVIKATHPDEVAEVVSYSDALNPQLISPEGDTAFAAIGLRGDGEQTLRDFRALAPEVATDGSTVDLAGGVQVRIAGATAIADALDKGMADDIHRAEIYALPAVGVLLLLVFGSLVAAGMPLIVGVLSILGSLGVLSMLATVTQVNVFAQSVVTLLGLGLAIDYGLFMVSRFREELSRGADTRQAVITTTATAGKTVVFSAGMVMVALSGLFLFPQAFLKSIAYGAISAVGLAAVLSLCVLPCLFTLLGRRIDALTIRKQDFSRDPEQGIFGRVPAFAQRHATLTTVGLVGGLLALTIPLAGVSFGGINETYLPPAHATRQAQERFDATFPQFRTDPVKLVVTNATDTELASIYAQANQVTGLTGRFKIASETKDATTVLSAGIADRTQNKAVIDQLRALDVPGDAKVYIGGTPALEVESIEALFDTLPWMAIYIVIATFLLMSLTFGSMILPAKAIIMTILGLGATLGILTAMFVDGFGADLFGYTAGPLMSPVLVLIVCIVYGLSTDYEVFLVSRMVEARQRGMSTSRAIRYGTAHTGSIITAAALIMIVVCGAFGFSDIVMMKYIAFGMIAALVLDATVIRMLLVPAVMELLQEDNWWAPRWVKRASRHLGHGEHSPALQVTPPAANIKLAPPVAAATTASAPAASTTESTAAADDFAIRKQPSAAPRQYPIRHLPPRDEHAITSPPHPEAVNQRTTASPATFTPHSQSEHTSPEQQDHPGETKGVTPVSDSENTNRDAHTPTSSHTAEEPVAQRGGRTTADDGNLVSFAELKDKLQPVDGPRDRVHHHGSRVARRRRNRRGNQ; encoded by the coding sequence ATGTTTGGACGGTGGGGATCATTCGCATACCGCCACGCAAAAGTGGTGCCTGTGGTGGTGCTGAGCATCATCCTCGGCGTGTATCTCCTGGCTGGAACACAGCTGGACAAACGACTCAGCCAAGAAGGTTGGGTGGATCCGAATTCTGGTTCAACCTATGCACAGAACTTGGAACTCGACACGTTTGGCCGGGACAATTCCGGCGACGTCATCGTCATGTTCTTTGCGCCCGCGGGGCAAAGTATGGCCGATCCGGATAACCGCACCGCCATGGCCTCCTACTTAGAGGTAATCAAAGCCACCCATCCTGATGAGGTTGCTGAGGTGGTCTCCTATTCGGATGCGCTGAATCCGCAGTTAATCTCCCCGGAGGGCGATACCGCATTTGCCGCGATTGGTTTACGTGGCGATGGGGAGCAAACCTTGCGGGACTTTCGGGCACTCGCCCCAGAAGTTGCCACCGACGGATCGACGGTCGATCTCGCCGGCGGCGTACAGGTGCGTATTGCCGGTGCGACGGCGATTGCTGATGCCCTCGATAAAGGGATGGCCGACGATATTCACCGGGCGGAGATATATGCACTTCCCGCAGTCGGGGTGTTACTGCTGCTGGTGTTCGGCTCTCTTGTCGCCGCCGGCATGCCGCTGATTGTTGGGGTGCTCTCCATTTTGGGTTCGCTCGGGGTGTTGTCGATGCTGGCAACAGTCACCCAGGTCAATGTGTTTGCTCAGTCGGTGGTGACTCTGCTCGGCCTGGGGCTGGCTATCGACTATGGACTATTTATGGTCTCCCGGTTCCGGGAGGAACTCAGCCGCGGGGCTGATACCCGCCAGGCAGTGATCACCACCACCGCCACCGCAGGGAAAACAGTGGTGTTTTCCGCCGGCATGGTAATGGTCGCACTGTCGGGACTGTTCTTGTTCCCGCAAGCATTTTTGAAATCGATCGCCTACGGGGCGATCAGCGCCGTGGGGCTTGCCGCGGTGCTATCGCTGTGCGTACTGCCGTGTTTGTTCACTTTGCTAGGGCGGCGCATTGATGCGTTGACGATTCGAAAGCAGGATTTCTCCCGCGACCCGGAGCAGGGCATATTTGGTCGGGTTCCGGCGTTTGCGCAACGCCACGCCACCCTGACCACTGTGGGTCTCGTTGGTGGATTATTGGCGTTGACTATTCCGCTTGCCGGCGTCTCTTTCGGGGGGATCAATGAAACCTATCTGCCGCCGGCACATGCCACCCGCCAGGCGCAAGAACGCTTTGATGCAACCTTCCCACAATTCCGCACCGACCCGGTAAAACTTGTCGTAACCAATGCGACCGACACCGAACTTGCCAGTATTTATGCGCAAGCCAACCAGGTGACCGGGCTTACCGGCCGCTTCAAGATCGCCTCGGAAACCAAGGATGCAACAACGGTGTTAAGTGCCGGGATTGCCGACCGGACACAAAATAAAGCCGTGATTGACCAGCTGCGGGCATTGGATGTGCCCGGTGACGCGAAGGTCTATATTGGTGGCACCCCGGCACTGGAAGTCGAGTCAATTGAGGCGCTGTTTGACACACTGCCATGGATGGCAATCTATATTGTCATCGCTACTTTCCTGCTCATGTCGTTGACGTTTGGATCGATGATCCTGCCAGCGAAAGCCATCATTATGACGATCCTCGGCCTGGGGGCCACCTTAGGGATTTTGACGGCAATGTTCGTCGACGGGTTCGGGGCAGATCTCTTCGGCTACACTGCAGGTCCACTGATGAGCCCGGTGCTGGTACTGATTGTGTGCATTGTCTATGGGTTGTCGACGGACTATGAAGTGTTTTTGGTTTCCCGAATGGTGGAGGCTCGGCAGCGTGGCATGTCCACTAGCCGGGCGATCCGCTACGGCACAGCACATACCGGATCGATTATTACCGCGGCAGCACTGATCATGATTGTGGTGTGTGGGGCGTTTGGTTTTAGCGACATTGTCATGATGAAATACATCGCCTTCGGCATGATCGCGGCGCTGGTGCTTGATGCGACAGTGATCCGCATGCTGCTCGTGCCAGCGGTCATGGAGCTGCTACAGGAGGACAACTGGTGGGCACCCCGCTGGGTGAAACGTGCCAGCAGACATCTTGGCCACGGGGAACACTCCCCTGCCCTGCAGGTGACACCGCCGGCGGCGAATATCAAGCTCGCCCCGCCGGTCGCTGCGGCAACCACAGCCTCTGCTCCAGCAGCGTCCACCACCGAAAGCACTGCCGCAGCTGATGACTTCGCTATCCGAAAGCAACCATCTGCGGCACCGCGCCAGTATCCGATTCGGCATCTTCCACCGCGTGACGAGCATGCAATCACTTCCCCGCCACATCCGGAAGCGGTCAACCAGCGCACAACCGCGTCACCTGCAACGTTCACCCCTCACTCCCAATCTGAACACACTTCCCCCGAGCAGCAGGATCATCCCGGTGAGACGAAAGGAGTCACGCCGGTCAGCGACAGCGAAAACACGAACCGGGATGCCCACACCCCCACCAGCAGTCACACCGCTGAGGAGCCGGTGGCGCAGCGCGGTGGGCGCACCACCGCCGACGACGGCAACCTGGTGAGTTTTGCTGAACTGAAAGATAAACTCCAACCCGTCGACGGGCCACGCGATCGAGTTCACCACCACGGATCCCGGGTGGCGCGACGTCGCCGGAATAGGCGCGGGAACCAGTGA
- a CDS encoding heme oxygenase (biliverdin-producing), which produces MTTPTLTLAESLKCSTQQAHNQAEHSTFMTDLLEGRLPVAAFIALQQQSLLVYSALETALDHFADDPRLATLGDRRLDRASRLRDDLAALGVRATQANITALPATAAYVDSINSCVTNNDLLGLLAHHYVRYLGDLSGGQIIARRMMKYLALPAEALSFYDFSELGKIKPYKDRYREALSDLGERLSDAETHHMAAEATRAFHHNFALFSELGAQYPTPAAPGETPDLH; this is translated from the coding sequence ATGACCACCCCCACCCTGACCCTTGCCGAATCGTTGAAATGCTCCACCCAGCAAGCCCATAATCAGGCGGAACATTCCACCTTTATGACCGACCTGCTCGAGGGGCGGCTGCCCGTGGCAGCATTTATCGCCCTGCAGCAGCAGTCACTGCTGGTCTATTCCGCGTTGGAAACAGCACTTGATCACTTTGCTGATGACCCCCGGCTAGCCACACTTGGTGATCGTCGCCTCGACAGGGCTTCGCGTCTACGCGACGACCTGGCAGCACTCGGTGTTCGAGCAACTCAGGCGAATATCACCGCCCTGCCAGCGACTGCCGCCTATGTGGACAGTATCAATTCGTGTGTCACAAACAATGATCTGCTGGGGCTGCTGGCGCACCACTATGTCCGCTATCTTGGCGACTTGTCGGGCGGCCAGATTATTGCCCGGCGTATGATGAAATACCTCGCCCTGCCCGCCGAGGCATTGTCGTTCTATGATTTTTCTGAACTCGGCAAAATCAAACCATATAAGGATCGCTACCGGGAGGCACTCAGCGACCTTGGGGAGCGCCTCAGCGACGCGGAAACCCATCACATGGCGGCGGAAGCAACCCGCGCTTTTCACCACAACTTCGCACTGTTTAGTGAGCTTGGCGCCCAGTACCCGACCCCCGCGGCACCAGGTGAAACCCCTGATCTTCACTAG
- a CDS encoding HtaA domain-containing protein, translating into MQPPAIRSTRSRTIAAALACSLMFSPPLLITPAQADPDTTHTSTNPQTAVGLDWGLRASFVSYVGGATVVDSGATKLFSSDDADEHTTENAYRFTLADAGYDSATHTTTAAFSGRVEFFQYCNGQTPARGNCDLELTFVNPKIVITDDDAYLTMDVRSKQYPAGDVFEKTGARVADLDLSAATVATTDGVTTWTNIVPMLAADGVKAFSGFYDAGEALAPLSFSYVGEGAPSTGREAGWKLTAQQRTSVTADGARLFAADDAVIVAGKDTIEVLDGKTLAQRHTVAVAEGRKNVLAGLTGDGGVVFVDGREVKVLSIADGSTAVLATLPESAPYSGQGPVALTVTAVTDGWQAAIVINRGNATAELQVVSGRGNAVRETAVYPIVDPRTTIDELAHVPDEQKASWIVTLVGEDYSFSSMRDLVSADDGSYLLLSQSSVYVSDEESHRVPPLRITVDEDAKTASVTYLAGSDAIPAMRPSSMQMTGNTVVFATDSWRDGQVASYTYADGSLQSVHGPDTITVDDSTLGEIAGVHIVDDSTALISAVSDSSIHWVNLDDHSVESAVAIPNAKDTDGPYRSLVQADAGTIYVLGIVMDNSTWEEYLQVNKLTKVEPTQPPAEDESSLEGKLPPITTPDDPDTPETADTSTGSKPDTPEESPEEPVVETPADGDAAQDNGGVGNDDGPQEGDSESTDTAGQDDEAQPEEADDPAPQPTQPDEAEGNTDASDSADTANQPADGTTVGQPEQPTEEPETPALPEQPSGEPEQPGSDENSATDDVADQPADVTPDEDKPAVNTPTESSPAADGDKKPAEQRPTGQASGSSIPSIFGAVGGAFAAGLLAVASLVALIFTVLLPRG; encoded by the coding sequence ATGCAACCCCCTGCTATCCGTTCAACCCGAAGCCGCACTATTGCCGCTGCACTTGCCTGCAGCCTCATGTTTAGCCCGCCGCTGCTGATCACACCGGCGCAGGCTGATCCCGATACCACACACACCTCCACCAACCCGCAGACCGCTGTTGGCCTGGATTGGGGATTGCGTGCATCGTTTGTTTCCTACGTTGGTGGAGCAACTGTTGTCGATAGTGGCGCAACAAAGCTGTTCAGCAGCGATGATGCTGACGAACACACCACTGAAAATGCGTACCGATTTACGCTTGCTGATGCAGGATACGATTCAGCAACACACACCACCACAGCGGCGTTTAGTGGCCGGGTGGAATTCTTCCAATACTGCAATGGGCAAACCCCGGCGCGCGGGAACTGCGATCTGGAGCTGACGTTCGTCAATCCGAAGATTGTGATCACCGACGATGATGCGTATCTCACTATGGATGTACGTTCGAAGCAGTATCCGGCCGGCGACGTGTTTGAAAAGACGGGCGCCCGGGTTGCTGATTTAGATCTGTCAGCAGCAACGGTTGCGACCACAGACGGGGTCACTACCTGGACCAATATTGTGCCAATGTTGGCTGCCGATGGGGTGAAAGCATTCTCCGGGTTTTATGACGCTGGTGAAGCGCTAGCACCGTTGTCATTTTCCTATGTTGGTGAAGGTGCACCTTCTACCGGCCGGGAAGCCGGGTGGAAGCTTACAGCGCAGCAGCGTACTTCGGTGACTGCTGACGGTGCGCGCCTGTTCGCCGCCGATGATGCGGTAATTGTGGCTGGTAAAGACACGATTGAGGTGCTCGATGGGAAAACCCTTGCGCAGCGGCACACGGTAGCCGTGGCGGAGGGGCGGAAGAATGTGCTTGCTGGGCTTACCGGTGATGGTGGTGTCGTGTTCGTCGACGGCCGTGAGGTGAAAGTGCTGTCGATTGCAGATGGTTCGACGGCTGTACTTGCGACACTCCCGGAGTCTGCACCGTATTCGGGGCAAGGCCCCGTTGCATTGACGGTAACTGCTGTCACCGATGGCTGGCAGGCTGCCATTGTGATCAACCGCGGCAATGCTACAGCTGAACTGCAGGTCGTATCCGGGCGAGGCAATGCGGTTCGTGAAACGGCCGTGTATCCGATTGTTGATCCGCGAACCACCATTGACGAATTGGCGCATGTTCCCGATGAGCAGAAGGCTTCCTGGATCGTAACGCTGGTTGGGGAAGACTATAGTTTCTCCTCTATGCGGGACTTGGTTTCTGCTGACGATGGCAGTTATCTGCTGTTGTCCCAGTCGAGTGTGTATGTCAGCGATGAGGAAAGCCACCGGGTGCCGCCGCTGCGCATCACCGTCGATGAGGACGCGAAAACCGCCAGCGTCACCTATCTTGCTGGTAGTGACGCAATTCCTGCGATGCGACCATCGTCTATGCAGATGACTGGGAACACTGTGGTGTTTGCCACGGACAGTTGGCGGGATGGTCAGGTGGCGAGTTACACCTATGCCGACGGCAGCCTGCAATCAGTGCACGGCCCGGACACGATTACTGTTGATGACTCGACCCTCGGGGAGATCGCCGGGGTGCACATTGTTGATGATTCCACGGCGCTGATTAGTGCGGTAAGTGATTCCAGTATTCACTGGGTGAACTTGGATGACCATTCAGTGGAAAGTGCGGTGGCGATTCCGAACGCGAAGGATACCGACGGCCCGTACCGGTCGCTGGTGCAAGCTGATGCCGGCACCATCTATGTGTTGGGCATTGTGATGGATAACAGCACTTGGGAAGAATATCTGCAAGTCAACAAGTTGACGAAGGTTGAACCTACGCAGCCGCCCGCGGAAGATGAGTCATCATTGGAAGGAAAACTTCCGCCTATTACCACCCCGGATGATCCGGACACCCCGGAAACGGCTGATACCTCTACGGGATCAAAGCCGGACACTCCGGAAGAATCTCCGGAAGAACCGGTGGTGGAAACACCTGCAGATGGCGACGCAGCACAGGACAATGGTGGCGTTGGAAACGATGATGGGCCGCAAGAGGGCGATTCTGAGAGCACCGACACCGCCGGTCAGGATGATGAGGCGCAGCCGGAAGAAGCTGATGATCCTGCACCGCAGCCGACTCAGCCCGACGAGGCAGAGGGGAACACAGATGCCAGCGACTCTGCTGATACGGCGAACCAGCCTGCTGATGGCACCACTGTTGGCCAGCCAGAACAGCCAACCGAAGAACCAGAAACGCCGGCCTTGCCAGAACAGCCTTCAGGCGAACCAGAACAGCCTGGTTCGGATGAAAATAGTGCTACCGATGACGTGGCTGATCAACCGGCTGATGTGACACCAGACGAAGACAAGCCTGCGGTAAACACCCCGACCGAATCCTCCCCTGCGGCTGACGGTGACAAGAAACCCGCAGAGCAGCGTCCGACAGGTCAGGCTTCTGGCAGTTCAATCCCGTCCATCTTCGGTGCTGTCGGTGGCGCGTTCGCCGCTGGATTACTTGCTGTGGCAAGTCTTGTTGCTCTGATCTTCACTGTCCTACTCCCCCGAGGCTAA
- a CDS encoding FecCD family ABC transporter permease, protein MIANIAIGQYTLSLPAIIEQFRVMFTGDAASDPTAYGVLFTIRLPRVVLGMLVGAALAVAGAVLQGLLANPLAEPGVIGVTSGAGVGAAAAIVFGWTFLGIATVPCCAFIAGMFTTWLVYRLARADGTVKITSLILTGIAINAVGGALISFLIFVASTTAREQIIFWQMGSLNGAKWEQVYAVVVPIVAGCAVACWIAPQLDVLALGERAARHAGVHVTRLRPLVVALATALAAAAVSFAGIIGFIGLIVPHILRQALGPTHTWLVPLSAVGGAVLVTAADLLARTMIAYAELPIGMLTAIVGGPVFFWLLRRNLAVGGVR, encoded by the coding sequence ATGATTGCCAATATTGCTATTGGCCAGTACACACTGTCGCTGCCAGCGATTATCGAACAATTCCGGGTTATGTTCACCGGTGATGCGGCAAGTGATCCGACTGCATATGGTGTGCTATTTACTATTCGTTTGCCGCGGGTAGTGCTTGGCATGCTGGTTGGTGCGGCGTTGGCTGTTGCTGGTGCTGTATTGCAGGGGTTGCTCGCCAACCCGCTAGCCGAGCCCGGTGTCATTGGGGTGACCAGTGGCGCCGGGGTGGGGGCAGCAGCAGCGATTGTCTTTGGTTGGACGTTTCTTGGAATTGCTACGGTTCCATGTTGCGCGTTTATCGCCGGCATGTTCACCACTTGGCTGGTGTATCGTCTGGCGCGAGCTGATGGCACGGTGAAGATCACGAGCCTTATTTTGACTGGTATTGCGATTAACGCGGTCGGCGGCGCATTGATAAGTTTTCTGATTTTTGTTGCTTCTACCACTGCCCGGGAGCAGATTATTTTCTGGCAGATGGGCTCGTTGAATGGCGCAAAGTGGGAACAGGTGTATGCCGTGGTTGTCCCGATTGTGGCAGGATGCGCAGTTGCGTGCTGGATAGCGCCGCAGCTTGATGTGCTTGCCCTTGGGGAGCGTGCCGCCCGCCATGCTGGTGTGCATGTCACCCGGTTACGCCCTCTCGTGGTGGCGTTAGCGACTGCGCTTGCCGCCGCAGCGGTGAGCTTTGCGGGGATTATTGGTTTTATCGGGTTGATTGTGCCGCATATTTTGCGGCAAGCCTTAGGACCGACTCACACCTGGCTGGTGCCGTTGAGTGCGGTGGGCGGGGCAGTGTTAGTGACTGCTGCTGACTTGCTGGCGCGCACCATGATCGCCTATGCGGAGCTTCCCATTGGGATGCTCACCGCGATCGTTGGCGGTCCGGTGTTTTTCTGGTTGCTGCGACGGAATCTGGCTGTGGGAGGGGTGCGCTGA
- a CDS encoding HtaA domain-containing protein, whose protein sequence is MRTPQIRPFTRALVAVATATALATSLAATPAATAAEAATCSAEQQISSVQAANFVWNIRESYVNYITGPIARGSLTGEGDITVTGERKDTKIEYRATKAELDGSKLQLTVDGAIHALGHKQADSEDWILDTKLSNLRLTIDGANAALVADVASRPMEDTHTASPVEQRKAVTLVTWTMDRPTIDGEQFTINSTGAGALTEEGRFAFGNFYKAGDEMAPLAVAAVLHKTCPAPEQPEQPDTPETPEQPTNPSQPSNPEQPAATPQLAYSAPQLTADGTHVVTVTGTGFTKEVLASRPPLAGKNAGLYIAFGRFADEWKPSAGAGRDARPTADVKWAVHQEDMQLVGGAARGAVELTPAGTFTAQLQVSKEAADKLADSGNYGIYTYAGGGAVEPSWEMAIPLQFVDATPETPAQPEQPQNQPETSDNSGNTSADKQESSSNGYAAILGVLGLAGVGALLVWIISQTPFAAQILNNLPPLPGLPR, encoded by the coding sequence ATGCGCACACCCCAGATTCGCCCCTTTACCCGGGCACTTGTGGCAGTAGCAACCGCAACTGCCCTGGCCACCAGCCTGGCGGCCACCCCTGCTGCCACCGCGGCGGAAGCTGCGACTTGCAGCGCGGAACAGCAAATCAGCAGCGTACAAGCTGCGAATTTTGTGTGGAATATTCGCGAGTCCTATGTCAACTACATCACCGGCCCTATCGCCCGGGGCAGCCTCACCGGCGAAGGTGACATCACGGTGACTGGGGAACGAAAAGACACCAAGATCGAATATCGTGCCACGAAAGCCGAACTCGACGGATCGAAACTGCAGCTTACTGTCGACGGTGCGATTCATGCACTCGGCCACAAGCAAGCCGACTCGGAGGATTGGATCCTTGACACCAAGCTCAGCAATCTGCGGCTGACCATTGACGGGGCAAACGCAGCACTGGTTGCCGATGTTGCCTCCCGCCCAATGGAAGACACCCATACCGCAAGCCCGGTTGAACAGCGCAAGGCAGTAACCCTGGTGACCTGGACGATGGATCGCCCCACCATTGATGGGGAGCAATTCACTATCAACTCCACCGGCGCCGGTGCCCTCACCGAAGAAGGTCGCTTCGCCTTCGGTAACTTCTACAAAGCAGGCGACGAGATGGCGCCGCTGGCAGTAGCGGCAGTGTTGCACAAAACCTGTCCTGCACCGGAGCAACCAGAACAGCCTGACACACCAGAAACCCCTGAGCAGCCGACAAATCCGAGCCAGCCAAGTAACCCGGAACAGCCGGCAGCCACCCCGCAGCTTGCTTACTCTGCACCACAGCTCACCGCCGACGGCACCCATGTGGTGACCGTCACCGGTACTGGTTTCACCAAGGAAGTGTTGGCATCCCGTCCGCCACTAGCTGGTAAAAACGCAGGCCTCTATATCGCCTTCGGTCGCTTCGCCGACGAGTGGAAGCCTTCTGCTGGGGCTGGTCGGGATGCCCGCCCAACCGCTGACGTGAAGTGGGCTGTGCACCAGGAAGACATGCAACTGGTCGGTGGGGCAGCCCGCGGCGCGGTTGAACTCACCCCTGCCGGCACCTTTACTGCGCAGCTGCAGGTGTCGAAAGAGGCCGCTGACAAGCTGGCAGACAGCGGCAACTATGGGATCTACACCTACGCCGGCGGCGGCGCTGTTGAACCATCCTGGGAGATGGCAATCCCGCTGCAGTTTGTGGACGCAACCCCGGAAACTCCCGCCCAGCCGGAGCAGCCACAAAACCAGCCAGAAACCTCTGACAATAGTGGTAACACCTCTGCTGACAAGCAGGAATCCTCTTCGAATGGTTACGCCGCAATTCTTGGCGTCCTGGGTCTTGCCGGGGTAGGTGCTCTGCTGGTGTGGATTATCAGCCAAACCCCATTCGCCGCCCAGATTCTCAACAATCTGCCACCACTGCCAGGGCTGCCCCGCTAG
- a CDS encoding heme ABC transporter ATP-binding protein, with translation MAARNWVRKRRPVGAMESGAVAPQQGQACSQTPAAVAGSPSLAAAGVESDAGVSSLDAPAVLEVSDLAVAVGPAKRRRIIVQDVSFHLSPGEVVGLIGPNGAGKSTLLAALSGDIAPAAGAIRYGGRPLAGLSDRLAAQHRAVMLQDTSVAFSYTVEDVVRMGRSAWPNEPAGDDSIVHEALRQVELLDYRDRDIATLSGGERARCAFARVIAQDTRLLLLDEPTAAMDIGHSEKTMALVRSLAAQGKAVLIVMHDLAAAARHCDRLILLAEHTVKAIGSPQTVCTAEHLSAAYQWPVAVHEHAGDIVIRPQQAPAPPVGG, from the coding sequence ATGGCTGCCCGAAACTGGGTGAGGAAACGCCGCCCCGTCGGTGCGATGGAATCTGGTGCCGTAGCACCTCAGCAAGGGCAAGCCTGTAGCCAAACCCCTGCTGCCGTGGCAGGGTCACCTTCGCTGGCTGCCGCCGGAGTTGAGTCGGATGCGGGCGTCAGTTCGCTTGATGCTCCTGCGGTGCTGGAGGTTTCCGATCTTGCTGTGGCGGTAGGACCTGCGAAGCGTCGCCGCATTATTGTGCAGGATGTGTCGTTTCACCTGTCCCCCGGTGAAGTAGTGGGTTTGATTGGCCCGAATGGGGCGGGGAAATCCACGTTGCTCGCGGCATTGAGTGGCGATATTGCACCGGCGGCCGGTGCCATCCGCTATGGTGGTCGGCCTCTGGCTGGGTTGAGTGATCGGCTCGCCGCGCAGCATCGGGCGGTCATGCTGCAGGACACTTCGGTGGCGTTTAGCTACACCGTCGAGGATGTCGTGCGCATGGGACGTAGCGCGTGGCCGAATGAACCGGCAGGTGATGATTCGATCGTGCATGAGGCGTTGCGCCAGGTTGAATTGCTTGACTATCGGGATCGGGACATTGCCACATTGTCCGGTGGGGAACGTGCACGGTGTGCATTTGCCCGGGTGATTGCGCAGGACACCAGGCTGCTGCTGCTCGACGAGCCGACTGCGGCAATGGATATTGGCCATAGTGAAAAGACGATGGCATTAGTGCGCAGTTTGGCTGCGCAGGGCAAGGCGGTGCTGATTGTGATGCATGATTTAGCGGCCGCGGCGAGGCATTGTGATCGGCTGATTTTGCTGGCTGAGCACACGGTGAAAGCTATCGGTAGCCCGCAAACGGTGTGTACCGCAGAGCATTTATCCGCTGCCTACCAGTGGCCGGTTGCTGTCCACGAGCATGCCGGCGACATTGTGATTCGGCCACAGCAGGCGCCTGCGCCACCCGTGGGCGGCTAG
- a CDS encoding lysylphosphatidylglycerol synthase transmembrane domain-containing protein, with translation MSRPSTDPTGHRGIRLITCLQHWWAKPWVKWLTPFAVFTAVAIALNDRAPMLKQGLAAVAAADRTGVLLSYLLSCVSLVCMGEVMRILLAAGGIRPAPWRPTALVFAANAWSTSLPGGQAIATVLSFNAMRSWGASVALCSWQIVFSGAMSTIWLLGLGLMSITNLGSSIPLWSIIPATLTLTGLLAALWWATHHPRHLIRWARRLLSWWNRLWKQDRLQHVDTVTNQIRQLGSVELSKRVFISAGLLSLGNWILDVVALSVCIGAVTGQLPALHADSTHTTIAGVIVAYVSSKIAGTVQATPGGLGPVEAVMTAALVAVGMTAAGALGAVFVYRMTSFLAVTATGWLIHLMVYAKTNLVETTQTD, from the coding sequence GTGAGCCGGCCATCAACTGACCCGACCGGCCACCGGGGCATCCGCCTGATCACCTGTCTGCAACACTGGTGGGCGAAACCGTGGGTGAAATGGCTCACCCCCTTTGCCGTGTTCACCGCCGTAGCGATAGCTCTGAACGATCGGGCACCGATGCTCAAACAAGGGCTTGCCGCAGTTGCCGCCGCCGATCGAACCGGGGTGCTGCTGAGCTACCTGTTGAGCTGTGTTTCCCTGGTGTGCATGGGTGAAGTGATGCGGATCCTCCTTGCCGCCGGCGGGATACGACCCGCACCCTGGCGACCCACCGCCCTCGTATTTGCCGCGAACGCCTGGTCAACCTCTCTGCCCGGCGGGCAAGCAATCGCCACCGTACTGTCCTTTAACGCCATGCGTTCCTGGGGCGCATCGGTGGCACTCTGCTCCTGGCAGATCGTGTTCTCCGGGGCAATGTCCACTATTTGGCTCCTCGGCCTGGGGCTGATGTCAATTACCAACCTCGGCTCATCCATCCCACTGTGGTCCATCATCCCCGCCACGCTCACCCTCACCGGCCTGCTTGCCGCCCTATGGTGGGCAACCCACCATCCACGCCACCTTATCCGCTGGGCGCGACGCCTCTTAAGCTGGTGGAATCGGTTATGGAAACAGGACCGGTTACAGCATGTTGACACAGTTACCAATCAAATCCGACAGCTTGGCTCAGTTGAACTCTCTAAACGAGTCTTTATCAGTGCAGGACTGCTCTCCCTCGGCAACTGGATCCTTGACGTTGTGGCGCTATCAGTATGCATCGGTGCAGTCACCGGACAGCTACCTGCCCTCCACGCTGACAGCACCCACACCACCATTGCCGGAGTCATCGTTGCCTATGTGAGCAGCAAAATCGCGGGAACAGTCCAAGCAACCCCAGGGGGATTAGGGCCGGTGGAAGCCGTCATGACCGCAGCCCTCGTCGCGGTCGGGATGACTGCAGCCGGTGCACTCGGGGCAGTGTTTGTCTATCGGATGACAAGCTTCCTCGCAGTCACAGCCACCGGCTGGCTCATTCACCTGATGGTGTACGCAAAAACAAACCTTGTCGAAACCACCCAAACCGACTAG